CAACTCGCCCAAGAAATAAATGGAAGTCCATTATGTATGAAGTCAGCCACTGGACTTGTCGCAGTGAAGCTTCAGCCTATATATAAGGCTTAGAGGAGAAGCATTTGAGGACAAGTCACCAGATGGAAAAAGGGTGAGCtccaagagagaaaagaggCAACGCAGCCTGAGAGAAAGAGTAGCTCTGCACAAGCGAGTCGTTCCTCCGTGAGCGAGAGGAAAGATAGAATAGCTGAGTGTCTGCTTATATCAGCTAATTTGCTTTGAAAGTTTAGAGTGTGGTGAGAGAAGGTAAATTGGGATAGTTGTGAGAGAAGAACATTTTGAATGTTATACTTGTATCACGGTTTAGTATAACACGTATCTTCAGTTGTTTATTACAATTCTCCTGTGTTACCCCCACAACGCTTCCGCATATCCTACAAGGGTTGCATACCCTATAAATGGCATTAGAGCAGAGCTGCACACTCTACAAAATATGAGCTGAGAACAATATTTATAGTACATTCAAGAAAGGCCTCCAACAGGAGGTTTAAACAATTCATTGCTGAATCAGGTTGAGCAAAACATGTTCTAGCTTGTCCAAAAACTGGTCATGTACATATCAGGTCGCAACCAAGTATATGGAGGAAAGAACTTACAGAAACACCAGGTTCTGCAGAGATCCAATGGAATCTGGTATTTGACCAGAAAATCCACAACCCACCAGGATTCTTGCATTTTGAGATGAAAAGGCAGGTTGGTCATTTTCGACTTTGAAAGTCAGGGGACACAGGATATACTAGAAATGCTGATGTATATAGCTTACAAGTTCGTGAGCTTCATCAAGTTTCCAATTTGTGCAGGAAGAGATCCAGTCAGACCCCTGTTGTAAGATAGGTCCCTACATGAAAGGCTTATCATACTCAGTAACAACTTACAGAAGACCATTTCAGGCAGCTAAAACAGATAAAGAAGACCAAATTGTAGACATGAATCCCACTACTTGCACATCATTGACAGCTTCACATGCATTATAGGATGCATGGGAGAGAAGAAAGTACAAGAATCTAGATGGGAGGACCACATGTCATACATGacaacagaaaaataaaaacttaagcCCTTCTTCTCAATAAGTGCCTCCATTATGGTCAATACATCCAATTTTACAGAAATTTGTGTCCTATATTATCTTTCAGTAGAAAAAGACATGGGAAACAAATGTGGTAATTAAGTCCTTGCATTGAACATAATCTGGGAAGTAAAAGAGATAGGGAATTTACAGAATCCGTAATTCAGATAATTGTACAATGTCTCCTGGAAGCGAACCTGTCAAACCCATGCTCGACAATGTTCTGAAATTAAGAGAGTCCAATTAACTGCAAATTTAGATATAATTATGAAATGCAGATTTTCAAATATGAAATCCAAAAGGATGCTCAAAAACATACATGGAAGTAATGCGAGAATTGGTGCAGCCAATCCCATCCCAACCATTGCCACAAGGATCAGTCCCCACCCAGTTGGGTGGTGTATGTTGCCAATAACTCATAAGCCCCTCAATTGCGCTGACTGCATTCAAATATGACCAATTGAacaatgagaaaataataaatgcatATGTCTTGTGTGTGTATTGAACAGCAATAATCCAACAGTTCTGTGTGAATTTGAGGAACATAAAAGTCTCAGGAGCATGTTGCTAGAAAAGTGATCGTTCATTTATATTCCAACAGTAGCTTCTCTAATAATGTCCAGAACTTTGTTTGCTTGAATAGCCAACCAACAGCAGGATCTTTGTACCAGAGGAACTATGACCCTGTAAAATATTTGTAACTCATTCCCTTATCAAACAAAGGTAGCATGATCGTTATACCAAAACCAAATCCGTGAGAATGATCTGTATGTAAGATAATGGCTTCCAAGGCCAGAACATGCTTAAGAAAAATCATACCACCAATAGATATgaacaaatttcattattttgaccAACTCTAAAGACTACAATCAGTTAGATTTACTGAAACTTTTTAGGCAAAATGGCAGGCGATAAAGCCATCATTAATCAAAGAGGCAGGAAAATGGGGAGAAAACAGATTAGGTCTGTCCAAAATTGACTTTAGCATTGTTGATAAAAATATAGGAAACATCCATATCTCAAAAAAGTTCGGTGCAATAGGGTCCTTAAAATTGGTTGTGGACAAACTGATTCCTGTAAATGTTGTGACGTCCTCTGACTAGGAGGAACCTTAGTTCATCTAAGCAGCAGTGGCTCAGAAACATGCAAAAAGTTATGGCGAGAGCATTTGTGGAATTCGCAAATTCAACTATATGAATAAAacattttcggaaataaatgtCAAGAAAGTGGTTGAATTAAGCTTACAATCATAAGGATTTGTAGCTGCATCTCCAATGGACTCTCCAAGGAGAAAAACTAGCAGAATCACCAGAACTCGCACACCCATGACTCAGAATCTCGAAACTTGGAGAGCTCAACGCTCTTCTTTCAGCTTCGGCAGTTGCATCACATTGAATTCTTCATCAAGGGACACTTCAACTCGGTTGACATGATGGCAAAATGAAATGGCTGGCTGCCAACTCCCAGCATATCTCTCTTTCCTAGtagtcttttgtttttttttatcaggGAAAATAATAAGTCCGTGACAACTATGAATTGTAGTCTCGTTGATCCAATTGACGAGAAACGTAAACATCAGCACGTCAGAACCATATTCGTCCGCATTTCTTTTCTCCAACTGCTGCATTTGTTTTATTGGGGGGACGTTTACTCAGTCACTACCAAGTCACAAAGTCCAAATActcaagaagagagaagatgagcACCGAAGCATgggttgaagatgaaggagaaaagGTAGAAAACGACAAGTTGATGAATGAAGTAACTGTACACGATTACACTGGTCGCGTCCATGACAAAAGGAGCACAGTCAACGACCATCTGGTCGTTTTCGAAGAATCATTCAACTGAATTGGGCCAGAAAAAAACTGGAAGCTGAGACAtgcaaagatagggatgtagtaAAGTTTGGATGGGGAAGGAGGAAGACcaagtacaatcaagtcataacaaaatagaaaagatgTCTTCGTTTGGGGAAGTTGAAGgagcaaaaatttatttaaggGGAGACTAAGGGGAGACTTTAGAGCAGTCCTCATCTCCAAGCATGATAATGTTCAGCGCACAGTGGCGAGCAGAACTTCACAATGGATAATTATGAAGTCAATAAGAACATATTGAATGAAAGAGTCAGGGTATAGATAGGTGAATTAGATGTCATTGCAGCTCAGATTCGTGTTTATTGATAAGATTAATTTAGTTGTTTGCAGACTTTTTTCGAACCCTAGACGATTCTACTATTCTGATGAAAAAATAAGATTCTATTTCGTGGATTTCCTCGAGATTTGGTAAGTATCAAAATACTTGGTAAAAAGAGTTTGTTGCCAACAAGTTTTTGTTGTTAATTCTCGTTTCAATTGCATATTACTAACATTTATTTGTTCTctttatttatcaacttttctacGAATTACCATCTTTATTTATCTCACTACCAACTCTTTTtataatcacaaataattaattggtgttttcttttcaaataccAATTTCCCCACTCtttgacccccaaaaaaaaaaagaaaaagaaaaaagcttcTCTCGTCCTTTGCCAATTTTTATATACCTTTCTACTAGACAACTTAAATTTGCCAACtataaataatttatcaatcTTTATTTGTATGATTTACTTTTCTTAAATAGTTAACTAGCTTACAATGATCAATAGACTGCTTATTAGTATTTGTTTGTTCCTATTATATTCACCAACTCGTTCTATCGAGTTATCACTTTTGTTTGCTCTAACAAACTTTTTTACCAACTCATTTTGAAAATTACAGAGCTGAGTGATCGAATTCTTTGATTCCACCTAGCTTTGCATTACCAACACTTATTTAAAAACACACCGACcttagagtgccaaaacttagcacgggataacatttaagtgctaaaagttaagatcatgatatttaaatattaaaatcggagcaaaattgatttattaagtgTCAATAGTGAGAAAATCCAGTCAAAATATTGACATGACGATTGTTCGACGAGGGAAGtgtaaaatgatgtcattttgcacgctaacATTGCTAGATAAGTGCAAAAACAACCCTAGTGACGGTGGGGGAAGGGTTGGCCGAGGTTGCTGAGCCCTTACTAGGGGTTGGCGACCTCAACCGACCAGCGTCCCTTAGATTCGGCAAGGGTGGCTGGTCCTTCCTAGTGACGACGGAGAGGCAGCGGTAGTAAGGGCTCAATCCCTACCACTCTacaacggtttttttttttttttttttgcttttggcttttaatttaattaaattaatatttatattaaaattcaaatccgcACCAAAGCAATGttgttttggtatttttttttttttgttgagttaGCTCTTCGGCGAGCCATggataattaatattaataaaaattgcgACCTAAGATTTCCAAAGGGCATACACTTGACACTCGAGcgtctaatttttcaaaacatgtGATATTTAAGTGTTACTTTCATACTTTTGACACTTATATATTTTTCGGTACCAAGTTTTGGGACTCCAAATATTATTTTGTCTTTATTTCTGATACTCTTTCTTGGCTCCTCCTGACCCAACTCTCTACTTCTCGTCTCATCAGAAGCACAGGCAGCCTTCGCTCATAGGCAAGATTCATGAGACATGGCGAGCCATGAAGACCATGCGAAGAAGCAGGCAAGCCAGAACCGGCAGTCCAGGAAGTTACAAGGTGTTCGTGGTGGCCCTCATATCCTCCCAATCACTCATAAAACGAGTCCATACACTGTCTTCTCCGCTGGTTGTACAGGTGGAAGACGAATGATTACTTCCTTCAGAATTCTACTTACACATAGAGGCCAGCAATTTTACATGATTAAATTCTCAATATGATACAAACATCACAAGACCTGAACATCTGGAAAGAGTTGGTCATGACTACATATGCTAGTTTGATTTTCTTAATGTACACTGAAGCTGATCATGACTGTAATTTGCCTACTGGGGTTCGATCCTTGAAGGTGGGAAGCCCCCGCTATACTCTGAGAAGTCTTCATTGCCGTAGGGATGTGCAGCATACCCCTTACTCGCCTCCTCATAACTGGCTGAAGTGGTCGCCGATTCGGCCTTTGGATTCAAACCCGCGAAAACCATGATGTTCTCGATTTCCTTCACCACCTCTCCCATGGTTGGCCTGTCTGCTCCTGATTCTTCCACACATCTCATTCCTAACTCCACAAACCTCTCAAGACCCTTCAAAGACGTGCCCAATCCGATGGCTGGGTCGAGAATCCCCTGCAGATTGTACAAATCTTTGTCCTTATTCATGAGCACCCTCACTTCTCTCACAATATATCTGCCCTGCTCTATTGGCGTTCGGGCTGTAAGGAGTTCCAGCATCAATACTCCGAAGCTATAGACATCGCTCTTCTCGGTCAGCTGCTGTGTCATGTAGTATTCAGGATCCAAGTAGCCCTTCACAAGAATATAGCATGATCGGTTTGTAAAACACATCATGAAAGCTACACGAACAATAATGACCAACACTAAAGCCTTTTTCCATCGACTTAGCTTAATTAATTGTCTTTTGTTATGAGACAAACTAGCATCTTCTCTCATATGAATCTGCACAAATAATCATGATAATTATCCAAACTGAAAAGAAGAATTATCTTATATTGTTACCAAAAACTGTAAAGTGCAATTCTTCTCCAGACAATTACCAGGTTCTCAAGAATATGGATTGTCCTGGGAATCGGGGAACTAATGCAAAATTTCCGCAAAAGATTTTAGGAATCAAAACTCATTCAAAGTTTGTGTGTTGCCGAGAAAAATTTGACTATCTAACGTTAGACTAAAGCTCATTACTGACCATTGTTCCTTTGACTTGAGTGGTGACATGACCCCTTTCACCTTCTCTCAAGAGCTTGGAGAGACCAAAATCAGCAACTCTTGCATTCAAATGATCATCCAATAGGATGTTGGTTGATTTTATGTCCCTATGTATGATCGGAGGATTAGCAAGCTCATGAAGATAAGCCAGACCTCGGGCTGCACCAATGGCTACTTTGAGTCTTCTTGCCCAGTCCAATCTAATCCCCGACTTTCCTGCAAGTCGAAACTTGTAATTGTGAACACAGATGATATGAGCGAGGAATTGTTccttaaaaaacctaaaatcaGCATGAATGCTTTCTCAACATAAGAAACTTGAGAGGAGATACCTGAGAGACTCTCTTTGAGGGTACCATTTGGAAGGAACTCGTACACCAGCAATTGTTCACCTTGCTCAAAACAAAATCCGACAAGGCTGACAAGATTCTTATGATGGACTCTTAATAGAAGCTCAATCTCATTTTTGAACTCGATCCCACCCTGCATAGATCCTTGCTGTGCCCGTTTTATGGCAACGAGAGTTCCAGTGGGCAGAGTACCCCTGTAGACCTGCCACGGCAACAACATAATTTGTAACTTGGCCAGTTTTCAGGACAGCCTGATGATTTTGAAGACAGAAAAAATTTCACAATGCTGGCACAGTATCAATACAGTTCTCAGAATTAAGAGACATAAACAAGAAATTAAGGGTAGACAAAATTTTAGGATCATTTACTGTTCAGGAATATAACGCAATCAGGGATCAACTTAAATGGAAATGTTATGATAAGAAAAACGGTTGAAAAATTTAAAGCCATGTGAAAATATAAGATTCTcttggaaagagaagaaaactaaGTAGAGACTAATGTGTAGCAACTCCTACGACTTTGCCCAACTCCCAGCTTTACTTTTTCCCTGTATGAGCAAACTCACATCTGCTTTTGTCAAGTCTAAGAAGGCCTTATTTGTTCATGTGAAATTCTAGCGGGAGATTTTAAACTCAGTAATTGTCATACAGTGAGCCTACCCTTTAAACAAGTTGGCAAATAAATGGAACTTATACAGAAGGTTTTTCTTGTTAACATCAGGACCGAAACCAAAGGCTCTGGCTATATCATAAAGAGTATAGGAGCAAGAGTATGCTCATTGAGGTTTCTCTGAACAGAACTGAGAGCCAAGAGAGGAAACCTTTCCATAACCACCAGATCCAATTTCATTGGCTTCTGAGAAGTTGTTGGTGTGTTTCTTAAGCTCTTCTAGAGAGAACCATCTAGCTCCTCTGAGTTGGAGGATTTCGCTGGTGCTCTTTTTTGGGTCCCAGTTTACTGCATTTTCATAAATAACAACAAATATTGACTGACAGTTACTTCCAGAATCAGAGACAAGCTAAGTGGCAAGTATGCAGGGAATCTGTCCATACCAAAAGGGTTGCTTTGCTCTGCAGCCTTTtctgctcttttcttttgacgaAAAGCATAAACCCCCACAAGAGCCAATAGCAAGAGGAGAGCAAAACCACCAGCTGCTGCACCAACGATGACTCCaatgtttgatgatttttttaatgtagttGGTACTTGTACTTCtgtgagaaagagggagagagattgtTGTTAGTAtgatgaagaaataaagatagtCTAGATAGACAAGGCAATGGAATGCATGTCTCTGTTAAATAATTGGAGATATTACCCGCAAAGTTTGTGTACTGATCGGCGATGAAATAGAAAGGCCCAAATAAATGTGGAGGCTTGTAAGTCTGATTACTGAGCACAAAGCCAATACTGTATATGCTCATCCGATTGAAACTAACCCCCTCAGATGGGAAGACCGCGAGATTCAATAGAAGGTAATCATATGAATCCTTGCGTGGATCACTCAGTGAGATGGAATCTACTGGAAGTTGATAGAACTGAAAAGAGATCATCATAGAGCTTGCGAGGCTGTCGAAATAAGTCAAGTTTCCTAAACCTGAGAAAGAAGGAGCTCTGAAGACTAAAGTTCCTGTGTAAGGATAGCTGCATATACAGTTGGGGCTGGATGTCTGATTTGAATTGCAAACGGGTGGGATGCAACTATTAGGTGGTGTCGAGTATGAGGAGGTGTTGGTTTGTGGAATGGTACAGTAACTTTGCCCAGCTGCTCCTGTTTCTAGACAAATTGGGTTATCGACAAGTCTGCAGAAATACAATTATAGGGGCACAACATTAGCAATAAAACTGTGTAAAAAAGCATTCTCGATTCATATTGTGATAAAGTGAGTGAAAGGGCCAAAGAGTTTTATAT
The sequence above is drawn from the Eucalyptus grandis isolate ANBG69807.140 chromosome 11, ASM1654582v1, whole genome shotgun sequence genome and encodes:
- the LOC104452438 gene encoding probable leucine-rich repeat receptor-like protein kinase At5g49770, which codes for MGVQVLPILLVFLLADSIGDAATNPYDFGAIKGLMSDWQNTPPNWVGTDPCGGDWDGIVCTNPRITSITLSSMGLTGLLPGDIGQLSELQILDLSYNRGLTGSLPTQIGNLMKLTNLILVGCGFSGRIPDSIGSLQNLVFLSLNSNGFSGQIPPTIGNLSRLYWLDLADNQLTGSIPVSKGSKFGLDMLLHTKHFHFGQNQLSGTIPSQLFSSGMHLIHVIFDNNRLTGSIPPTLGLVQSLEVVRFDRNSLDGAVPANLNNLTSVQELLISNNRLTGPLPNLAGMNALNYLDMSNNTFDTTDFPTWIPTLQSLTTLILERTQVRGGPPVILFSIFSLQRVVLRHNQLNGTLDIGTNRGNQLQLIDLQTNFIDNFKQRAGGYSIEVILVDNPICLETGAAGQSYCTIPQTNTSSYSTPPNSCIPPVCNSNQTSSPNCICSYPYTGTLVFRAPSFSGLGNLTYFDSLASSMMISFQFYQLPVDSISLSDPRKDSYDYLLLNLAVFPSEGVSFNRMSIYSIGFVLSNQTYKPPHLFGPFYFIADQYTNFAEVQVPTTLKKSSNIGVIVGAAAGGFALLLLLALVGVYAFRQKKRAEKAAEQSNPFVNWDPKKSTSEILQLRGARWFSLEELKKHTNNFSEANEIGSGGYGKVYRGTLPTGTLVAIKRAQQGSMQGGIEFKNEIELLLRVHHKNLVSLVGFCFEQGEQLLVYEFLPNGTLKESLSGKSGIRLDWARRLKVAIGAARGLAYLHELANPPIIHRDIKSTNILLDDHLNARVADFGLSKLLREGERGHVTTQVKGTMGYLDPEYYMTQQLTEKSDVYSFGVLMLELLTARTPIEQGRYIVREVRVLMNKDKDLYNLQGILDPAIGLGTSLKGLERFVELGMRCVEESGADRPTMGEVVKEIENIMVFAGLNPKAESATTSASYEEASKGYAAHPYGNEDFSEYSGGFPPSRIEPQ